The proteins below are encoded in one region of Oncorhynchus gorbuscha isolate QuinsamMale2020 ecotype Even-year linkage group LG01, OgorEven_v1.0, whole genome shotgun sequence:
- the LOC124041987 gene encoding signal transducer and activator of transcription 4-like isoform X1 produces the protein MTCVAERGYFCDSAPVQRHSMSQWKQIQQLQIKYQEQVGYLYDDNFPMDIRQVLSNYIESQDWDTAANHESMATVLLSNLLSQLDRQCSQEQNFLQRHNLKFIYQQLQTKCKANPLLMAGVISTCLREERRIISTASIQEQGPLEKSMQNSVAFERQKNMDNRVAVIRSSVQMMDQAVKYLEDMQDDFDFRYKTLQSRDPVDRNTAAMKQEVTRLQEMLNNLDFKRKENLSKMSDVIKEIDALIVSQLNPELMEWKRRQQVNCIGGPLLTGLDQLQNWFTLTAQSLFQMKRQLDKLGELILKVTYESDPIPLQRPQMEEQVKYLIYHLIKSSFVVEKQPCMPTHPQKPLIIKTGVQFTTKVRLLVKLPEVDYQLKVKTIFDKDLPPGRVNRQFFILTTTTKVMDVEESSNGCLSVEFRHLQLKEKKYVNGTKVNEGPVSVTEELHSLSFEAQFNIQGINIDLETCSFPLVVISNVSQLPGGWASVMWYNLLTDEPRNLGFFASPQRASWGQLSEVLSWQFSTFAGRGLNREQLCMLGEKLLGQQASQNECQVSWSKFCKENIHGKNFSFWMWLDSILELIKKHLLPIWNDNCIMGFVSKETERARLKDKEPGTFLLRFSESHLGGITFTWVEQSDSGEAKFISVEPYTKSRLSALPFADIIRDYKVIADGEVPENPLKFLYPDIPKDEAFGRLYNSQQSKVFPYIPSMLIPISTLQTTPPPCSSPEPPHVPWDV, from the exons ATGACTTGTGTCGCCGAACGTGGATATTTCTGTGATAGCGCACCAGTCCAAAGACACAG CATGAGTCAATGGAAACAAATTCAACAGCTCCAGATCAAATACCAGGAGCAGGTGGGCTACCTTTATGATGACAACTTCCCTATGGACATAAGGCAGGTGCTCTCCAACTATATTGAGAGCCAGgactg GGATACTGCCGCAAACCATGAGTCCATGGCGACAGTTCTCCTCAGCAATCTCCTTTCTCAGCTGGACAGGCAGTGTTCTCAGGAACAGAACTTCCTACAAAGACACAACTTGAAGTTCATCTACCAGCAGTTACAG ACTAAATGCAAAGCCAACCCTCTGCTGATGGCCGGGGTCATTTCCACTTGCCTCAGAGAGGAGCGTCGTATCATCTCTACAGCCAGCATTCAGGAACAG GGCCCATTGGAGAAGTCAATGCAGAATTCGGTGGCCTTCGAGAGACAGAAGAACATGGACAACAGGGTGGCTGTGATCAGGAGTAGTGTGCAGATGATGGACCAGGCAGTGAAATACCTAGAAGACATGCAAGATGACTTTGACTTCCGCTATAAAACTCTCCAGTCTCGAG ATCCAGTGGACAGGAACACAGCGGCGATGAAACAGGAAGTGACCCGACTGCAGGAGATGCTCAACAACCTGGACTTTAAGAGGAAG GAGAACCTATCTAAGATGAGTGACGTGATAAAAGAGATTGATGCTCTGATAGTCTCCCAGCTGAACCCAGAGCTGATGGAGTGGAAACGCAGGCAGCAGGTCAACTGTATAGGTGGCCCACTGCTCACTGGACTGGACCAGCTCCAGAACTG gttTACTCTGACAGCCCAAAGTCTGTTCCAGATGAAGCGTCAGCTGGACAAACTAGGGGAGCTTATATTAAAGGTGACGTATGAGAGTGACCCCATCCCACTGCAGAGACCGCAGATGGAGGAGCAGGTCAAATACCTCATCTACCACCTCATCAAAAG CTCCTTTGTGGTGGAGAAGCAGCCATGTATGCCAACCCACCCCCAGAAACCTCTCATCATCAAGACCGGGGTGCAGTTCACCACCAAAGtcag ATTGCTGGTCAAACTTCCAGAGGTGGATTACCAACTAAAAGTGAAGACAATATTTGACAA GGACCTCCCTCCTGGCAGAGT AAATCGTCAGTTCTTCATCCTGACTACCACCACCAAAGTAATGGACGTGGAGGAATCATCCAATGGCTGCCTGTCTGTAGAGTTTCGACACTTG CAGCTGAAAGAGAAGAAATACGTTAATGGAACCAAGGTGAACGAG GGTCCTGTCTCTGTGACGGAGGAGCTCCACTCCCTCAGCTTTGAGGCCCAGTTCAACATACAGGGCATTAACATCGACCTGGAG acctGCTCCTTTCCTCTGGTGGTCATCTCCAATGTTAGCCAACTGCCTGGAGGTTGGGCATCTGTCATGTGGTACAACCTGCTGACTGACGAACCCAGG AACCTGGGCTTCTTTGCCAGTCCTCAGCGGGCCAGTTGGGGCCAGCTCTCTGAGGTACTGAGTTGGCAGTTCTCCACCTTCGCTGGGCGGGGCCTCAACAGGGAACAGCTGTGCATGCTAGGAGAGAAACTCTTGG GTCAGCAAGCCTCCCAAAACGAATGTCAGGTATCCTGGTCCAAATTCTGCAAG GAGAATATTCATGGGAAGAATTTCAGTTTCTGGATGTGGCTGGATTCCATCCTGGAGCTCATCAAGAAGCACCTACTTCCCATCTGGAACGACAA CTGCATCATGGGTTTTGTCAGTAAGGAGACTGAGAGGGCCCGTCTGAAGGACAAGGAGCCTGGAACTTTCCTGCTGCGCTTCAGCGAGAGCCACCTGGGCGGGATCACCTTCACCTGGGTGGAGCAGTCCGATAGTG GAGAGGCCAAGTTCATCTCGGTGGAGCCGTACACCAAATCACGCCTCAGCGCTCTCCCGTTTGCTGACATTATCCGGGACTACAAGGTCATCGCAGACGGAGAGGTCCCTGAGAACCCACTAAAGTTCCTCTACCCAGACATCCCCAAAGACGAAGCCTTCGGACGACTTTACAACAGCCAGCAGAGCAAAG
- the LOC124041987 gene encoding signal transducer and activator of transcription 4-like isoform X3: MTCVAERGYFCDSAPVQRHSMSQWKQIQQLQIKYQEQVGYLYDDNFPMDIRDTAANHESMATVLLSNLLSQLDRQCSQEQNFLQRHNLKFIYQQLQTKCKANPLLMAGVISTCLREERRIISTASIQEQGPLEKSMQNSVAFERQKNMDNRVAVIRSSVQMMDQAVKYLEDMQDDFDFRYKTLQSRDPVDRNTAAMKQEVTRLQEMLNNLDFKRKENLSKMSDVIKEIDALIVSQLNPELMEWKRRQQVNCIGGPLLTGLDQLQNWFTLTAQSLFQMKRQLDKLGELILKVTYESDPIPLQRPQMEEQVKYLIYHLIKSSFVVEKQPCMPTHPQKPLIIKTGVQFTTKVRLLVKLPEVDYQLKVKTIFDKDLPPGRVNRQFFILTTTTKVMDVEESSNGCLSVEFRHLQLKEKKYVNGTKVNEGPVSVTEELHSLSFEAQFNIQGINIDLETCSFPLVVISNVSQLPGGWASVMWYNLLTDEPRNLGFFASPQRASWGQLSEVLSWQFSTFAGRGLNREQLCMLGEKLLGQQASQNECQVSWSKFCKENIHGKNFSFWMWLDSILELIKKHLLPIWNDNCIMGFVSKETERARLKDKEPGTFLLRFSESHLGGITFTWVEQSDSGEAKFISVEPYTKSRLSALPFADIIRDYKVIADGEVPENPLKFLYPDIPKDEAFGRLYNSQQSKVFPYIPSMLIPISTLQTTPPPCSSPEPPHVPWDV, from the exons ATGACTTGTGTCGCCGAACGTGGATATTTCTGTGATAGCGCACCAGTCCAAAGACACAG CATGAGTCAATGGAAACAAATTCAACAGCTCCAGATCAAATACCAGGAGCAGGTGGGCTACCTTTATGATGACAACTTCCCTATGGACATAAG GGATACTGCCGCAAACCATGAGTCCATGGCGACAGTTCTCCTCAGCAATCTCCTTTCTCAGCTGGACAGGCAGTGTTCTCAGGAACAGAACTTCCTACAAAGACACAACTTGAAGTTCATCTACCAGCAGTTACAG ACTAAATGCAAAGCCAACCCTCTGCTGATGGCCGGGGTCATTTCCACTTGCCTCAGAGAGGAGCGTCGTATCATCTCTACAGCCAGCATTCAGGAACAG GGCCCATTGGAGAAGTCAATGCAGAATTCGGTGGCCTTCGAGAGACAGAAGAACATGGACAACAGGGTGGCTGTGATCAGGAGTAGTGTGCAGATGATGGACCAGGCAGTGAAATACCTAGAAGACATGCAAGATGACTTTGACTTCCGCTATAAAACTCTCCAGTCTCGAG ATCCAGTGGACAGGAACACAGCGGCGATGAAACAGGAAGTGACCCGACTGCAGGAGATGCTCAACAACCTGGACTTTAAGAGGAAG GAGAACCTATCTAAGATGAGTGACGTGATAAAAGAGATTGATGCTCTGATAGTCTCCCAGCTGAACCCAGAGCTGATGGAGTGGAAACGCAGGCAGCAGGTCAACTGTATAGGTGGCCCACTGCTCACTGGACTGGACCAGCTCCAGAACTG gttTACTCTGACAGCCCAAAGTCTGTTCCAGATGAAGCGTCAGCTGGACAAACTAGGGGAGCTTATATTAAAGGTGACGTATGAGAGTGACCCCATCCCACTGCAGAGACCGCAGATGGAGGAGCAGGTCAAATACCTCATCTACCACCTCATCAAAAG CTCCTTTGTGGTGGAGAAGCAGCCATGTATGCCAACCCACCCCCAGAAACCTCTCATCATCAAGACCGGGGTGCAGTTCACCACCAAAGtcag ATTGCTGGTCAAACTTCCAGAGGTGGATTACCAACTAAAAGTGAAGACAATATTTGACAA GGACCTCCCTCCTGGCAGAGT AAATCGTCAGTTCTTCATCCTGACTACCACCACCAAAGTAATGGACGTGGAGGAATCATCCAATGGCTGCCTGTCTGTAGAGTTTCGACACTTG CAGCTGAAAGAGAAGAAATACGTTAATGGAACCAAGGTGAACGAG GGTCCTGTCTCTGTGACGGAGGAGCTCCACTCCCTCAGCTTTGAGGCCCAGTTCAACATACAGGGCATTAACATCGACCTGGAG acctGCTCCTTTCCTCTGGTGGTCATCTCCAATGTTAGCCAACTGCCTGGAGGTTGGGCATCTGTCATGTGGTACAACCTGCTGACTGACGAACCCAGG AACCTGGGCTTCTTTGCCAGTCCTCAGCGGGCCAGTTGGGGCCAGCTCTCTGAGGTACTGAGTTGGCAGTTCTCCACCTTCGCTGGGCGGGGCCTCAACAGGGAACAGCTGTGCATGCTAGGAGAGAAACTCTTGG GTCAGCAAGCCTCCCAAAACGAATGTCAGGTATCCTGGTCCAAATTCTGCAAG GAGAATATTCATGGGAAGAATTTCAGTTTCTGGATGTGGCTGGATTCCATCCTGGAGCTCATCAAGAAGCACCTACTTCCCATCTGGAACGACAA CTGCATCATGGGTTTTGTCAGTAAGGAGACTGAGAGGGCCCGTCTGAAGGACAAGGAGCCTGGAACTTTCCTGCTGCGCTTCAGCGAGAGCCACCTGGGCGGGATCACCTTCACCTGGGTGGAGCAGTCCGATAGTG GAGAGGCCAAGTTCATCTCGGTGGAGCCGTACACCAAATCACGCCTCAGCGCTCTCCCGTTTGCTGACATTATCCGGGACTACAAGGTCATCGCAGACGGAGAGGTCCCTGAGAACCCACTAAAGTTCCTCTACCCAGACATCCCCAAAGACGAAGCCTTCGGACGACTTTACAACAGCCAGCAGAGCAAAG
- the LOC124041987 gene encoding signal transducer and activator of transcription 4-like isoform X2: MTCVAERGYFCDSAPVQRHSMSQWKQIQQLQIKYQEQVGYLYDDNFPMDIRQVLSNYIESQDWDTAANHESMATVLLSNLLSQLDRQCSQEQNFLQRHNLKFIYQQLQTKCKANPLLMAGVISTCLREERRIISTASIQEQGPLEKSMQNSVAFERQKNMDNRVAVIRSSVQMMDQAVKYLEDMQDDFDFRYKTLQSRDPVDRNTAAMKQEVTRLQEMLNNLDFKRKENLSKMSDVIKEIDALIVSQLNPELMEWKRRQQVNCIGGPLLTGLDQLQNWFTLTAQSLFQMKRQLDKLGELILKVTYESDPIPLQRPQMEEQVKYLIYHLIKSSFVVEKQPCMPTHPQKPLIIKTGVQFTTKVRLLVKLPEVDYQLKVKTIFDKDLPPGRVNRQFFILTTTTKVMDVEESSNGCLSVEFRHLLKEKKYVNGTKVNEGPVSVTEELHSLSFEAQFNIQGINIDLETCSFPLVVISNVSQLPGGWASVMWYNLLTDEPRNLGFFASPQRASWGQLSEVLSWQFSTFAGRGLNREQLCMLGEKLLGQQASQNECQVSWSKFCKENIHGKNFSFWMWLDSILELIKKHLLPIWNDNCIMGFVSKETERARLKDKEPGTFLLRFSESHLGGITFTWVEQSDSGEAKFISVEPYTKSRLSALPFADIIRDYKVIADGEVPENPLKFLYPDIPKDEAFGRLYNSQQSKVFPYIPSMLIPISTLQTTPPPCSSPEPPHVPWDV; encoded by the exons ATGACTTGTGTCGCCGAACGTGGATATTTCTGTGATAGCGCACCAGTCCAAAGACACAG CATGAGTCAATGGAAACAAATTCAACAGCTCCAGATCAAATACCAGGAGCAGGTGGGCTACCTTTATGATGACAACTTCCCTATGGACATAAGGCAGGTGCTCTCCAACTATATTGAGAGCCAGgactg GGATACTGCCGCAAACCATGAGTCCATGGCGACAGTTCTCCTCAGCAATCTCCTTTCTCAGCTGGACAGGCAGTGTTCTCAGGAACAGAACTTCCTACAAAGACACAACTTGAAGTTCATCTACCAGCAGTTACAG ACTAAATGCAAAGCCAACCCTCTGCTGATGGCCGGGGTCATTTCCACTTGCCTCAGAGAGGAGCGTCGTATCATCTCTACAGCCAGCATTCAGGAACAG GGCCCATTGGAGAAGTCAATGCAGAATTCGGTGGCCTTCGAGAGACAGAAGAACATGGACAACAGGGTGGCTGTGATCAGGAGTAGTGTGCAGATGATGGACCAGGCAGTGAAATACCTAGAAGACATGCAAGATGACTTTGACTTCCGCTATAAAACTCTCCAGTCTCGAG ATCCAGTGGACAGGAACACAGCGGCGATGAAACAGGAAGTGACCCGACTGCAGGAGATGCTCAACAACCTGGACTTTAAGAGGAAG GAGAACCTATCTAAGATGAGTGACGTGATAAAAGAGATTGATGCTCTGATAGTCTCCCAGCTGAACCCAGAGCTGATGGAGTGGAAACGCAGGCAGCAGGTCAACTGTATAGGTGGCCCACTGCTCACTGGACTGGACCAGCTCCAGAACTG gttTACTCTGACAGCCCAAAGTCTGTTCCAGATGAAGCGTCAGCTGGACAAACTAGGGGAGCTTATATTAAAGGTGACGTATGAGAGTGACCCCATCCCACTGCAGAGACCGCAGATGGAGGAGCAGGTCAAATACCTCATCTACCACCTCATCAAAAG CTCCTTTGTGGTGGAGAAGCAGCCATGTATGCCAACCCACCCCCAGAAACCTCTCATCATCAAGACCGGGGTGCAGTTCACCACCAAAGtcag ATTGCTGGTCAAACTTCCAGAGGTGGATTACCAACTAAAAGTGAAGACAATATTTGACAA GGACCTCCCTCCTGGCAGAGT AAATCGTCAGTTCTTCATCCTGACTACCACCACCAAAGTAATGGACGTGGAGGAATCATCCAATGGCTGCCTGTCTGTAGAGTTTCGACACTTG CTGAAAGAGAAGAAATACGTTAATGGAACCAAGGTGAACGAG GGTCCTGTCTCTGTGACGGAGGAGCTCCACTCCCTCAGCTTTGAGGCCCAGTTCAACATACAGGGCATTAACATCGACCTGGAG acctGCTCCTTTCCTCTGGTGGTCATCTCCAATGTTAGCCAACTGCCTGGAGGTTGGGCATCTGTCATGTGGTACAACCTGCTGACTGACGAACCCAGG AACCTGGGCTTCTTTGCCAGTCCTCAGCGGGCCAGTTGGGGCCAGCTCTCTGAGGTACTGAGTTGGCAGTTCTCCACCTTCGCTGGGCGGGGCCTCAACAGGGAACAGCTGTGCATGCTAGGAGAGAAACTCTTGG GTCAGCAAGCCTCCCAAAACGAATGTCAGGTATCCTGGTCCAAATTCTGCAAG GAGAATATTCATGGGAAGAATTTCAGTTTCTGGATGTGGCTGGATTCCATCCTGGAGCTCATCAAGAAGCACCTACTTCCCATCTGGAACGACAA CTGCATCATGGGTTTTGTCAGTAAGGAGACTGAGAGGGCCCGTCTGAAGGACAAGGAGCCTGGAACTTTCCTGCTGCGCTTCAGCGAGAGCCACCTGGGCGGGATCACCTTCACCTGGGTGGAGCAGTCCGATAGTG GAGAGGCCAAGTTCATCTCGGTGGAGCCGTACACCAAATCACGCCTCAGCGCTCTCCCGTTTGCTGACATTATCCGGGACTACAAGGTCATCGCAGACGGAGAGGTCCCTGAGAACCCACTAAAGTTCCTCTACCCAGACATCCCCAAAGACGAAGCCTTCGGACGACTTTACAACAGCCAGCAGAGCAAAG
- the LOC124041987 gene encoding signal transducer and activator of transcription 4-like isoform X4: protein MDIRQVLSNYIESQDWDTAANHESMATVLLSNLLSQLDRQCSQEQNFLQRHNLKFIYQQLQTKCKANPLLMAGVISTCLREERRIISTASIQEQGPLEKSMQNSVAFERQKNMDNRVAVIRSSVQMMDQAVKYLEDMQDDFDFRYKTLQSRDPVDRNTAAMKQEVTRLQEMLNNLDFKRKENLSKMSDVIKEIDALIVSQLNPELMEWKRRQQVNCIGGPLLTGLDQLQNWFTLTAQSLFQMKRQLDKLGELILKVTYESDPIPLQRPQMEEQVKYLIYHLIKSSFVVEKQPCMPTHPQKPLIIKTGVQFTTKVRLLVKLPEVDYQLKVKTIFDKDLPPGRVNRQFFILTTTTKVMDVEESSNGCLSVEFRHLQLKEKKYVNGTKVNEGPVSVTEELHSLSFEAQFNIQGINIDLETCSFPLVVISNVSQLPGGWASVMWYNLLTDEPRNLGFFASPQRASWGQLSEVLSWQFSTFAGRGLNREQLCMLGEKLLGQQASQNECQVSWSKFCKENIHGKNFSFWMWLDSILELIKKHLLPIWNDNCIMGFVSKETERARLKDKEPGTFLLRFSESHLGGITFTWVEQSDSGEAKFISVEPYTKSRLSALPFADIIRDYKVIADGEVPENPLKFLYPDIPKDEAFGRLYNSQQSKVFPYIPSMLIPISTLQTTPPPCSSPEPPHVPWDV from the exons ATGGACATAAGGCAGGTGCTCTCCAACTATATTGAGAGCCAGgactg GGATACTGCCGCAAACCATGAGTCCATGGCGACAGTTCTCCTCAGCAATCTCCTTTCTCAGCTGGACAGGCAGTGTTCTCAGGAACAGAACTTCCTACAAAGACACAACTTGAAGTTCATCTACCAGCAGTTACAG ACTAAATGCAAAGCCAACCCTCTGCTGATGGCCGGGGTCATTTCCACTTGCCTCAGAGAGGAGCGTCGTATCATCTCTACAGCCAGCATTCAGGAACAG GGCCCATTGGAGAAGTCAATGCAGAATTCGGTGGCCTTCGAGAGACAGAAGAACATGGACAACAGGGTGGCTGTGATCAGGAGTAGTGTGCAGATGATGGACCAGGCAGTGAAATACCTAGAAGACATGCAAGATGACTTTGACTTCCGCTATAAAACTCTCCAGTCTCGAG ATCCAGTGGACAGGAACACAGCGGCGATGAAACAGGAAGTGACCCGACTGCAGGAGATGCTCAACAACCTGGACTTTAAGAGGAAG GAGAACCTATCTAAGATGAGTGACGTGATAAAAGAGATTGATGCTCTGATAGTCTCCCAGCTGAACCCAGAGCTGATGGAGTGGAAACGCAGGCAGCAGGTCAACTGTATAGGTGGCCCACTGCTCACTGGACTGGACCAGCTCCAGAACTG gttTACTCTGACAGCCCAAAGTCTGTTCCAGATGAAGCGTCAGCTGGACAAACTAGGGGAGCTTATATTAAAGGTGACGTATGAGAGTGACCCCATCCCACTGCAGAGACCGCAGATGGAGGAGCAGGTCAAATACCTCATCTACCACCTCATCAAAAG CTCCTTTGTGGTGGAGAAGCAGCCATGTATGCCAACCCACCCCCAGAAACCTCTCATCATCAAGACCGGGGTGCAGTTCACCACCAAAGtcag ATTGCTGGTCAAACTTCCAGAGGTGGATTACCAACTAAAAGTGAAGACAATATTTGACAA GGACCTCCCTCCTGGCAGAGT AAATCGTCAGTTCTTCATCCTGACTACCACCACCAAAGTAATGGACGTGGAGGAATCATCCAATGGCTGCCTGTCTGTAGAGTTTCGACACTTG CAGCTGAAAGAGAAGAAATACGTTAATGGAACCAAGGTGAACGAG GGTCCTGTCTCTGTGACGGAGGAGCTCCACTCCCTCAGCTTTGAGGCCCAGTTCAACATACAGGGCATTAACATCGACCTGGAG acctGCTCCTTTCCTCTGGTGGTCATCTCCAATGTTAGCCAACTGCCTGGAGGTTGGGCATCTGTCATGTGGTACAACCTGCTGACTGACGAACCCAGG AACCTGGGCTTCTTTGCCAGTCCTCAGCGGGCCAGTTGGGGCCAGCTCTCTGAGGTACTGAGTTGGCAGTTCTCCACCTTCGCTGGGCGGGGCCTCAACAGGGAACAGCTGTGCATGCTAGGAGAGAAACTCTTGG GTCAGCAAGCCTCCCAAAACGAATGTCAGGTATCCTGGTCCAAATTCTGCAAG GAGAATATTCATGGGAAGAATTTCAGTTTCTGGATGTGGCTGGATTCCATCCTGGAGCTCATCAAGAAGCACCTACTTCCCATCTGGAACGACAA CTGCATCATGGGTTTTGTCAGTAAGGAGACTGAGAGGGCCCGTCTGAAGGACAAGGAGCCTGGAACTTTCCTGCTGCGCTTCAGCGAGAGCCACCTGGGCGGGATCACCTTCACCTGGGTGGAGCAGTCCGATAGTG GAGAGGCCAAGTTCATCTCGGTGGAGCCGTACACCAAATCACGCCTCAGCGCTCTCCCGTTTGCTGACATTATCCGGGACTACAAGGTCATCGCAGACGGAGAGGTCCCTGAGAACCCACTAAAGTTCCTCTACCCAGACATCCCCAAAGACGAAGCCTTCGGACGACTTTACAACAGCCAGCAGAGCAAAG